TTTTTTAGGAACCCTATGCTTTTTTTCGCTTGCGACCAATTTCTAACGCCTTCAGCCCTGCTACATGCGGGGCAGCCATCGAAGTGCCGTTCAGCTTTTTAAACTGATTCCCCGGCCACGTAGACAAAATATCAACCCCGGGTGCCTTCATATTTACGCCCTTGCCTCTCGCACTGAACGATGCCAATTTTCCCATTTGATCAATCGCACTAACCCCTAAGACACCATCGTACCGCGCTGGATACTCCGCTTCTCCCCCTCCATTGCCTGCAGATGCTACCAATACGATTCCCTGCTGATGGGCCCGACCAACTGCTCTCGCCATTGCTTCGCTATATTGGGGCATGCCAAAGCTCATGTTGACAACATCCATCTTATTGGCAATTGACCATTGCAGTGCCTGCAAAATGGTCGACAAAGATGATTGACCCTCATGATCAAAAGCACGGACGTCATATAAATGGGCCTCTGGAGAAACTCCGACAATTCCTCTTTGGTTCATCTCAGCTACGATGATCCCTGCGACATGCGTCCCGTGTCCATTTTGTTTGCCGCGCACTAGCTGGATGCCACCCTTTATTTGATCCTTCAAATCAAAATGATCGCGGGAGATTCCCGTATCGATGACAGCGACCTTGACGCCTGCTCCACGCCCCTTTCGCCACAATCGCTGTGCCCCCACATATTGCACGCCCCACGGGATTTCATCCTCCCCTTGCGCATGGACGCTTACGGTAATGTTCTCTTCCACCATCGCTTTATACCTTCGAAAAAGCTCCTCATGCTGCTCAAAAATCTTTTGTTTGACACACAAGCAAGAAAGGTCATCATAGCATCGCCATGGAAGTCTCTCGGTTTTGGTCAGAACCTTGGTTTTCAAATCTGACAGTATCTCGGTAAACGGCGTATCCCGATGAAAGCTGACAATTTTCAACCCACTAGCCTCCTGTCATGCGTCGTTCTGACTCATCCTATGTCACGGCTCCCCCTATGGGTTTGGGCCATTGCACAACGTTGAGCAAAATAGGCGAATAGCGGCCTGAATCTGTCCAAGCGAACTCCCTTGCTTTTCCATATAACTGCATATGGCAGGCGTATTCCTTTGAAAGGAGCGAAGCATCATGGCGAAAGCAAAAGGAAAAGCAAAGGCAAAAGTCAAGCTCAAAGCGAAGGGCAGTCCACGTGACATACTGAAGTCCATCAACAAGAAAAGTAAGAAAAAATGGACGATGGGCGATGTGCGATCGTTGGCAAAAAACTTCTCCATGAAAGACTTGAAGGATGACAAGAAATTAAGCGAGCTGATTAAAAAAGTCAGCAAGGCGGTCGGTGTCAACTTATCCGACCAGCAAATGTCCAGTGTAAAAAAACAAGTGCATGATCGCCTCGGATAAGGTATGTCTCCCCTTGGCTTCGCCACTCTTTGGCGAAGCTTTTTTTGCAAAACAAAAGAGAGAGCGAAAAATCGCTCTCCCTCCTGGCGAAGCTAATACCCTGTGTTTTCGTTAGTCGCAAGAGCATGCAACGATAACGAGCAATACGAACAACACCAGTATTAAAGCAAAGTCGTCAAATCCTCCGTTGAACAGACTCATTCGCTTTCCCTCCTTTGCCAGCAACTAGTCATACTGTATGTGCGAATGCTCAAGAATGATTGGACCATCGCCTATACAAGACTGTTTTTCCTGGTTTTTTACACAGTTACTGGCAAATGGAAAGGAGATTAGCTCGCTTGTCTTTCAACTGGTTCTGGCAATCCATACTGCTTTTTCATGACTTGACGCCAAAACGGAATCGTACGTTGAATCATCGGTCCCGTTAACAGCGCTATCAGTATCGTGCCGATTGACACAGGTCCACCCAAAGCAGCACCTGCAAGCAGTACGGTTACTTCTATGATCAGTCGGACTCGCTGGATACTCCAGCCAAGACGCTCGTTCATCGCCAGCATGAAGCTGTCGCGCGGTCCTGCCCCAAGAGAAGGAGATAAATACATCCCGATCCCGACAGCCAAAACAACGACACCTGCGAGAAACATCAAGAGCCTCGCCCAAATAGATTGCAGCTCAGGAATAAAATCTAACCATAAGATAAGATCGAGAAAAACGCCAAAGCAAATCATATTTAAGAACATTCCAAAATTAGGCTTTATTTTTGCCACCAAATAAGTGGCGAAAATGACAACGACTCCTACGATCTGAGACCACAGGCCAATCGTTAATCCAAATGTTTTTTGCAGGCCAATGTGAAAGGTTTCCCAAGGTGCTACGCCGAGGTTTGCTTTAATGGCCAGTACTGTACCGAATGCACCAACGAACAAGCCCAGTACAAACATCATGTAGCGAACTGTGATCGACCTGTTGAACCCTCTGCCAGACACGTCTCTTTCATCTCCTGACGATGTGGTTTACTTCCAGCCTGCAATGACTTCGTAAAAAAGCCCGTCCTTCCGGTAATACGCTTCCGATTTGGAGAAGTTCAGGTAGGTCTGTGCCTCTACAAGCTGCTCTCCCGTCAAAATGACCTGGCGTTGCTTGTTCACATCGTCTCGATATTCGACGACGAGGCTGACCTCTTCCGACTGACAATGTTGAATGAGTTCTTCTGGTGTAGTAAAAGTAATCCGCTTCATGCTCCCCCACCTCCTCCATCGTGATCATTCATTATAGCAGGGATTATGGCTTTCTCCCATCGTTTCTCTCTCGCTTTACAGAAATGCTACCAAGATCATCAGCCAGTTGGGTCGCCGGGAAAATTTGCTGCGCTTCTGCCAACAGATCCTCCATCGAAAAATCTCCGTCTTCATCTTCATAACGTGGACTAAAGTGAGTCAGGCATAGTTCTTTCACACCCGCGTCTTTGGCAATTTGAGCCGCCTCGCGTGCTGTGGAATGCCCGCTTCTGGTCGCCAGCTCCTTGTCATGATGGGCGTAGGTCGCTTCGTGGACAAGCAAATCTGCCCCTTTTGCCAGCTCCACAACCGCTTGGCTCGGCTCCGTATCTCCACTGAAGACGATTTTGCGTCCTGGCTGCGGCTCTCCAACGAAGTCCTTCCCGTCCAGCACTCGACCATCCTCGAGTGTGACCTGTTCTCCTCTCTTCAAGGCTCCAAATAACGGCCCTGACGGCACACCGGCCTGCTTTGCCAGTTCTACTTGAAATGCTCCTGTCTTTTCCTTTTCCATCACGGCATAAGCAAACGAAGGCACACGATGTTTCGCCAATCGACAGCTCACCACGATCTCTTCGTCCTCGTAGATTACGCCCTCACTAACGATTTTTATTTCCAAAGGATATTGCAAATGAACTGGACTTGCCTCCATGATAGCTCGAAAATATTGGTCGAGCCCCGGTGGTCCATACAGCTCTAACGGAGTCGGTTCGGTATTGCGCAAAGACCGGCTCGCAAGCAGTCCGATCAGACCGTACAGATGATCCCCATGCAAATGGGTGATAAAGATTTTATCCAATTGACTAATTTTCATCGGTGCGCGTAGTAGTTGGTGCTGAGTCCCCTCTCCGCAGTCAAACAACCACCATTTACCTGCCTGTAAAAATCGCAAGCCGATCCCACTCACGTTTCTTCGCGTAGTGGGTGCACCTGATCCGGTGCCTAAAAATGTAACGATCACGCTATGTCCATCTCCTTTGTGGCCTTCCCTCATCATGTGCCTGTCTCTATCTCTAGGCATTCACCCTTTTTTATCTGGGCGCATAGCCTACAACATACAAAGCCTAGCAAGGAGGGACTCCTAATCATGAAACGATTTTTGGCGCTGGGGCTGGCCGCTTTTCTCGTTATGACGGCCGTCTTGACTGGCTGCTCCAGCACTCCCGAAAAAATAAGAATTGGTGAAGTGACTCGTTCTTTGTTTTACGCCCCTCAATATGTCGCACTTGAAAAAGGATTTTTCAAGGAAGAAGGTCTGGAAGTGGAGCTCTCAACCATACCCGGCGGAGATAAAGTGATGTCGGCTCTGTTATCTGGCGGCATCGAGGTCGCGCTCGTCGGCTCCGAGACCAGCATCTACGTCTCTCAGCAAGGTGCTGCCGATCCAGTTGTCAACTTTGCGCAGCTCACGCAGACGGACGGTACCTTCCTCGTCTCCCGCAACAAAATGGATGACTTTACTTTCGACAAGCTAAAGGGCAGTGTCTTCTTGGGTCAACGTAAAGGCGGTATGCCGCAAATGGTCGGAGAGTATGTACTCAAAAAGCACAATATCAATCCGCAAGGCGACCTGGAACTCTTTCAGAATATCGAATTCAAAAATATTGCGTCTTCCTTCGCATCTGGTACCGGAGCGTATGTACAGCTGTTTGAACCGGAAGCCTCCCGCTTTGAACAGGAAGGAATCGGCCATGTCGTCGCCTCTTTTGGCAAAGAGAGCGGAACCGTTCCATACACCGTCTTCATGACAAAACAAAGCTATATCGACAGCAACGCAGCAGCTATCCAAAAGTTTACCAATGCGGTCTACAAAGGGCAACAGTGGGTTGCCAGCCACAGTGCAAAAGAAACAGCTGATGTGATTGGCAAGTACTTCGAGCAAATCGATCCAAAGATTCTGGAAATCGCTGTACAGCGTTACCTGGAACAGGGCTCCTATGCGACAGATCCCATTCTGGACGAAAAGGAATGGAATCAGTTACAAGATATTATGGATTCCGCTGGTGAATTAAAGCAACGCGCTGATTACACCAAGCTGGTAAACACCACTTTTGCTACCCAATCCAAGGAAGGGAAATAGGCCGTCATGAAGCAGATTTCTTCTACGCCGGCAAAAATAGAACTCGGCCACGTGACCCATCTTTATTTATCCACGACCAGGGCGTTCATGGCGGTCCAAGACATTAACCTGCGCGTGGAGGAAGGCGAGTTCATTTGTCTGGTTGGTCCCAGCGGTTGTGGAAAGACGACGCTGCTCTCACTCATTGCAGGGCTTGAGAAGCCGACAGCAGGCAAGGTGTGGATCGACGGAAGAGAAGTCAACGGAACGTCTAGGCAAGTTGGCTACATGCTTCAGCAAGATTATTTGTTCAATTGGCGGTCCATCGAAGACAACGTGTTTCTCGGACTCGAAATCCAAGGCATCCGTTCCAAGGTAACAGAGGAGTACGCCCTTCATCTGCTAGATGAGATGGAACTGTCTGATGTACGCAAATCCTCTCCCCTGCAGCTATCAGGCGGCATGCGGCAACGAGTTGCACTCGTCCGTACACTCGCCTGTCAACCTGATGTACTGTTGCTTGACGAACCATTTTCGGCATTGGACTACCAAACCAAACTCAAGCTCGAAGACTTGATTTTTTCGACGCTGCGTCGGCATAAGAAAACGGCAGTGCTTGTGACACATGATCTCTCCGAATCGATCGCGATGGGCGATCGCGTCTATATCTTTTCACGCAACCCGGGACGCATCAACAGCGAGATTGTCGTACCCAACCCGATCCGGGATGCTCTGCCATTCGACGCCAGAAATCATGATGGATTCCAAGACTTGTTCCATCGCGTGTGGAAAGAGATGGAGGTAGTGTCTGATGCAGCCAAAGGAAATTGAATCTGTCCATCGTCGCTACTTACAGTTAGAAAAGCGTATGAGCTTTTCCGTCTTTTCCACACAACTGTTCCTCTTTCTCGTTTTTCTCGGTTTATGGGAGCTCTTGGCTCGAACAAACACCATTAATGCACTCATCTTCAGCTATCCCTCCAAGATTTGGGCTCAATTTTGGTTGCAGCTGCAAGATGGCAGTCTTCTCCCGCATGTCGGCTTGACCGTATGGGAAACGATTATCGGCTTTCTCTTAGGAACGATTCTGGGAACCGTCATGGCAACGATCATATGGTGGTCCCCTTTTCTCTCCCGCGTACTAGAGCCTTATCTGGTGATTGCCAACAGTATGCCAAAAGTAGCCCTCGGTCCGGTTTTTATCGTCGGCTTTGGTCCAGGTTTGCTCTCCGTCATAGCGATGGGGTGCGCGATCTCGGTCATCATCACCACAATCAACGTCTACACCAGCTTCAAGGAAGTCAATCAAAACTACGTCAAAGTCGTGCAAACACTCGGGGGTAGCAAGCGGCAAATCTTCACGCTCGTCATTTTGCCAGCTACCATCCCAACCCTTCTCGCTACGCTGAAGGTGAATGTCGGACTTTCATGGGTGGGCGTCATCGTCGGAGAGTTTCTCGTATCCCAGCAAGGCTTGGGGTATTTGATCATATATGGCTTCCAAGTATTTAATTTCACCCTGGTCATGATGAGCTTAGCCATTATCGCGGTTATCGCTACCCTGATGTATCAAGGCGTAGCCTATATAGAGCGGCGGCTCACCAGCCAGTTCAAATAGATGGCTTCTAAAAAACGGTGCCAACCATCTACCGGGGATGATTGCACCGTTTTTTCATGGAGCAATACGTTTTGGAGAGGTTAGGGGGCGACGATCTCGACCTTAATTCGATCTGGGTCCTCGAAAAACAAAGCATAATGTCCCTCGCCTCCAGCATGCGGATGCCGATCCTGATAGAGCAAAGAGATACCGCGACGAGCAGCTTCCTCCCGCAGCTTTTCCACATGCTCTCGATCCCGTGCGTAAAATGCCAGATGATTTAAACCGACACGACAACGGTGATACGAAATGTCGAGGAATCGCTCTTCTGCCTGGACAAAAACCAGATAGGTACCGTTCTGTTTCCAGCTTACCCCACTGGCCCATTCTTGATATCGCGTATAGCCCAGCTCCTCCAACAACCAGCCC
This genomic stretch from Brevibacillus sp. DP1.3A harbors:
- a CDS encoding S8 family peptidase — its product is MKIVSFHRDTPFTEILSDLKTKVLTKTERLPWRCYDDLSCLCVKQKIFEQHEELFRRYKAMVEENITVSVHAQGEDEIPWGVQYVGAQRLWRKGRGAGVKVAVIDTGISRDHFDLKDQIKGGIQLVRGKQNGHGTHVAGIIVAEMNQRGIVGVSPEAHLYDVRAFDHEGQSSLSTILQALQWSIANKMDVVNMSFGMPQYSEAMARAVGRAHQQGIVLVASAGNGGGEAEYPARYDGVLGVSAIDQMGKLASFSARGKGVNMKAPGVDILSTWPGNQFKKLNGTSMAAPHVAGLKALEIGRKRKKA
- a CDS encoding stage VI sporulation protein F: MAKAKGKAKAKVKLKAKGSPRDILKSINKKSKKKWTMGDVRSLAKNFSMKDLKDDKKLSELIKKVSKAVGVNLSDQQMSSVKKQVHDRLG
- a CDS encoding YjcZ family sporulation protein, whose product is MSLFNGGFDDFALILVLFVLLVIVACSCD
- a CDS encoding YitT family protein, which translates into the protein MSGRGFNRSITVRYMMFVLGLFVGAFGTVLAIKANLGVAPWETFHIGLQKTFGLTIGLWSQIVGVVVIFATYLVAKIKPNFGMFLNMICFGVFLDLILWLDFIPELQSIWARLLMFLAGVVVLAVGIGMYLSPSLGAGPRDSFMLAMNERLGWSIQRVRLIIEVTVLLAGAALGGPVSIGTILIALLTGPMIQRTIPFWRQVMKKQYGLPEPVERQAS
- the rnz gene encoding ribonuclease Z gives rise to the protein MIVTFLGTGSGAPTTRRNVSGIGLRFLQAGKWWLFDCGEGTQHQLLRAPMKISQLDKIFITHLHGDHLYGLIGLLASRSLRNTEPTPLELYGPPGLDQYFRAIMEASPVHLQYPLEIKIVSEGVIYEDEEIVVSCRLAKHRVPSFAYAVMEKEKTGAFQVELAKQAGVPSGPLFGALKRGEQVTLEDGRVLDGKDFVGEPQPGRKIVFSGDTEPSQAVVELAKGADLLVHEATYAHHDKELATRSGHSTAREAAQIAKDAGVKELCLTHFSPRYEDEDGDFSMEDLLAEAQQIFPATQLADDLGSISVKRERNDGRKP
- a CDS encoding ABC transporter substrate-binding protein; the protein is MKRFLALGLAAFLVMTAVLTGCSSTPEKIRIGEVTRSLFYAPQYVALEKGFFKEEGLEVELSTIPGGDKVMSALLSGGIEVALVGSETSIYVSQQGAADPVVNFAQLTQTDGTFLVSRNKMDDFTFDKLKGSVFLGQRKGGMPQMVGEYVLKKHNINPQGDLELFQNIEFKNIASSFASGTGAYVQLFEPEASRFEQEGIGHVVASFGKESGTVPYTVFMTKQSYIDSNAAAIQKFTNAVYKGQQWVASHSAKETADVIGKYFEQIDPKILEIAVQRYLEQGSYATDPILDEKEWNQLQDIMDSAGELKQRADYTKLVNTTFATQSKEGK
- a CDS encoding ABC transporter ATP-binding protein, with the protein product MKQISSTPAKIELGHVTHLYLSTTRAFMAVQDINLRVEEGEFICLVGPSGCGKTTLLSLIAGLEKPTAGKVWIDGREVNGTSRQVGYMLQQDYLFNWRSIEDNVFLGLEIQGIRSKVTEEYALHLLDEMELSDVRKSSPLQLSGGMRQRVALVRTLACQPDVLLLDEPFSALDYQTKLKLEDLIFSTLRRHKKTAVLVTHDLSESIAMGDRVYIFSRNPGRINSEIVVPNPIRDALPFDARNHDGFQDLFHRVWKEMEVVSDAAKGN
- a CDS encoding ABC transporter permease, whose product is MQPKEIESVHRRYLQLEKRMSFSVFSTQLFLFLVFLGLWELLARTNTINALIFSYPSKIWAQFWLQLQDGSLLPHVGLTVWETIIGFLLGTILGTVMATIIWWSPFLSRVLEPYLVIANSMPKVALGPVFIVGFGPGLLSVIAMGCAISVIITTINVYTSFKEVNQNYVKVVQTLGGSKRQIFTLVILPATIPTLLATLKVNVGLSWVGVIVGEFLVSQQGLGYLIIYGFQVFNFTLVMMSLAIIAVIATLMYQGVAYIERRLTSQFK
- a CDS encoding VOC family protein, yielding MLHHVEVYVSNLARSKDFWGWLLEELGYTRYQEWASGVSWKQNGTYLVFVQAEERFLDISYHRCRVGLNHLAFYARDREHVEKLREEAARRGISLLYQDRHPHAGGEGHYALFFEDPDRIKVEIVAP